A segment of the Cohnella algarum genome:
CTCCAGGTTTGAACAATTCAATATTCCCTTTACCTGGGAGCTGCACGCAGCTAGGACATCCTTCGGCACAAGGGCAGCTCTCAATAAGTTCAAGAGCCTTTCGAAGCACTTGCGGAAGTTTCTCATAGATCGCTTCGATGGTCCCGAGACCGGACCCGTTCTCGCCATAGAAGCCGATAACAGGTCTATTGGCAAAAGCCGTCATCCCGCTCGCCGAAAACCCTGTAAAATCATTAGCGTCGCAGATAATGAGGTCAGGAATAACCGAAGTCATAGCGTGACCTGCAGCGTGAAGGGAAGCTTCAGCCAATAAGTCGATGGATCTGCCCTCATCCGCTAACTCCTGAATGCCATTTTTCAATTGGCTCCATTGAGAATCCGTTAGTGTAACCCACATTCCTTCCGGAATGAATCGGGTGACGGACGGATGATCCAATTGAACCTGCTCAGACTCATGCTTCTGTCCGAAGTAAACCTTCTTATAACCGAAGACGCTTCGCTTGATCTCCAGTTCACCATAAGCTATATCGATTCCTTCGGTATTTTGCTTCTGGTAGGTCTGTATAATATCGATGACATCGCGATAAGTAGATTGGGTGTAGTAGGTTAGTTCCTGTATAGGTAATACAATAATTTCACCTTTTCTGCGATTGATTGAGTCTACCCGATAGCCTTTCTCTCCAGGAGTCCAATAGATCGCGCCTTCATAAAAATCACGAAGAGCACTCCACTCATCCAAACTGTCTACTATCGTTTGATTTTGTCCCCGAATGGTTACGCTGTAATTTTTACCAGACATTGATCGAAGACTAAACTTGTCATCAACGATCGCCTCATCGTTAGCTGTTGCAGCTACATGCAGTACAGTCTCAATATAATCTTCGAGTAATCCAGGAAACATGTCCTGCAAGTCTTCCTTCGTGACTTCTCTCCCGAGCTCTTCTCTTAGTAACGGGATGTGCATGGCTAACAACTTGTAATTTGTTGGATTAATCCTAACTACCTCGGGAGCTTTATGGATAAATTCAAGCGGGTTACGCATGTAATACTGCTGAAGCGGTTCATCCTGCCAGATCAGTATGGCAACACACTCGCCTTTGCGGCCAACGCGTCCGATCTGTTGGGAGAAAGCCGCTTTCGATCCGGGATAACCAACAAGAACGGCAAGACTCAAATCACCGATATCAATCCCGACTTCAAGGGCATTGGTAGTAATAATGACATGAATATCATGGGACTTGAGCCGCTCAATAATGTTCGCCGCCTGACTTTATGGCGGGAAAAAGGCATGAATTCGCCATTCGGTGTGGCGGAGCCAAACCGAATAAACAGCCGACAATAGCCTAATCCCTTCTGTACAATGACGGTGGATTAGGCTATTGTCGATTAAAAAGGAAAATGCTCCCGAACCTTTGGCGAGGATCCCCGGGAGCATTCACTTCATCATGTCAAAAATACTTTATTTCGGCCTTTCTTGCAAGGCTTATTTACGCACATTCGGAAATCAATCTCCTGACGTCCAGCTCTGCTGTGAAAACTGCGGTCGGCTTCTCCATAAACACGGTCGTTATTGGCGAGGAATTGTGACGAAGCATGAGGTCATCCAGATCCCGATCTACCGTCGATATTGTCCTACCTGTAGAATAACAATCTCCCTCCTGCCGGAGTTCCTGATTCCATGGGCCCGGTATGCGACTTGGGTGCGAGAAGCGGCATTAAAGCGCAAGCACAAGGGATTCTCTTGGCGGCAGACGACAGAAAGCACAACAACTCCTGCCGTGCGTTATAGCCGCCGTACGTTGAAACGCTGGTGGGCAAGACATCTGCGCCGCGCAGCGGATGCAGCACTATGGGTTGCTGGGAAACTCGTAGCCCAGGGGGACGACACGGATATGCTCCACCTTTACCCCGCCATGATGAACCCAACGCCAATGGATACATTGGATTGGCTGGACAAACTGTTACCCCGATTCATCCCCGCTGGCGCATCCAGACGGGGCTATTGGACGTTTCTAAATGCGAGGTTACCTGTAGCATCACGCTTATAAATCCCTTCAGCATCCACCGCCAAGGAGCAAGGCAAACGAAAATCGCCTCCAAAATTGCTTTAAAAATCGCCTGGACGGCAAGTTGCCCTCCTGATCCCACAAAATATGCGCCCTCCCTGGCTTCTAGCGTCTATGCGATACTCTCATAGACCACAGGGAGAGGAGATTTAGCATGGATGAGCAAGCAAGGCAGCAAGAAGCCAACTTCCGTTATGGCTTAATTGCATCACTGGTTAGCCGCAAATTGGATCCCGGAGAACAGATGGCGTTGATGCGCGAAATTGTAAGCCATGAGTATGAAACGTCGTCGGGACAGCGAAGGAGAATTAGTCTACGAACGCTTGAGCGATATTTAAAAGCGTATCGCGAAGGCGGATGGGAGGCGCTGTTGCCCTCCGTCCGAGCAGACAAACTCACGACCAGGGAAATCCCCGAGGATGTGCTTGCCAAAGCGATTGCCTTAAAGCAGGAGCAACCCGGCCGAAGCGTCAGGCAGATTATTGCGATTCTGGAACTGGCGGCATTCGTGGCCCCCGGCACCCTGAAAGAAAGCACGCTTAGCAAGCAGCTTCGCCGCCGCGGCGTCACGCGCAAAGCGTTACTGAATACGGGGTGGAGCCACTTTCGCCGGTTTGAAGCCACGCACCGAAATAGCATGTGGCAAGGCGATGTGCAGCATACCCTTTACCTTCCGCATCCGGACAAGCCCGGCAAGAAGGTCATGGCCTATCTGGTTATTTTCATTGACGATTACTCTCGCTTCGTTGTGCATGGCCAGTTCTATTTCGAGGAACGTGTGGCCCGGCTGGAGGATTGCCTGAAGAAGGCGATTTTAAAGAACGGAGTGCCGGAAATGATCTATGTCGATAACGGCGCCATCTATTCTTCACACCATTTTGAGCGGATTTGCGGGCGACTGGGGGCAGAGCTTAAGCATACTCGCCCCGGACGTCCTATGGGACGCGGGAAGCAAGAAAAGTTCTTCCGATTTGTCGACCAGAGCTTTGTGCCGGAGGCATACGACCTGATTGAACAAGGGAAGATCCAGACGCTTAACGATTTGAATCGATTCTTCTCGGCGTGGCTTGAGATTGCTTACCACCAGAAAGTCCACACAGCTTTAAGCAGCGCCCAGTCGACCGATACCAAAAAGACGACCACCCGATTCGCATGTTGCCGCCGCATGAACTCATAGAAGTATTCTTGCTGGAGGAATCCCGCAAAGTGGACAAAACGGGATGCATCTCGCTGCTGGGCACGATATTCGAGGTCCAGACAGAGCTTGCCGGCTCGAAGATTCAGGTGCGATTCGATCCGCACGACCTGTCCGTCATCCAGGTGTGGAAGGACGGCCAGCGCTATGAAGACGCGAAGCCAATGAAGCTCCGCGATCCGAAAAACCGGCCGAAGCAGGATGAACCGAAGGCCGTCATGCAACCGCCGAAGACGGGCCTCAACTATGTGGAATTATTGGTGGAAGAACAGAAACGGCAGACCCGCGAAGCGCAAGGCGCTGCGCTTTCGCGAGCGATGAAAGAGGTGAATCGCTCATGATTCGTGGTTTCTTCGGGTGGGAGCGCGTTCCGTTCACCCGGGAGATTGAAACACGGCATCTGCACCGCTCCAAGCGATTCGAAGAATGTGTAGCACGGATGCAGTATATGGTGATGACTCGCTCGATTGGCTGCGTCACCGGTGAAATTGGCTGCGGCAAGTCGACAGCCGTTCGCTACTTGAAAGACCAACTGGATCCGAACAAGTACCGGTTTATCTATCTGTCGGATGCGAATCTGAAACCAAGGGACTTTTACCGTGAACTCCTCCACCACTTCGGCTTGCCGCCCAAGTTTCTGCGCAGCGAAGCCAAACGGCAATTCCAGCACCTCGTATGGGATTTGTACGAGAACCAGCAGAAGGTCGCCGTTATTGTCGTGGATGAAGCGCACCTGCTTTCAGGAGACATGCTGCAAGAAATACGCTTTTTGACGAATTTTCGTATGGACTCGATTTCGCCGCTTGCCCTGCTGCTCATTGGACAGCCGGAACTACAGGCCACGTTGCAACTGAGAATCTTCAAGCCGATTACACAGCGGATGAACGTGCGTTTTCATTTGGAAGGCTTGTCGCTCGAGGAGTGCCGCGATTACATCTCCCACCAATTGGAGGTTGCCGGAAGTACAGGGCCGGTGTTTACGACAGAAGCGATGGACGCCATATACGCGCATGCTCGGGGATATGCCGAGAGATAAATAACGTCTGCACCGCTGCGCTTCTGGATGCAGTGCTGCGAAAAGACAAAATGATTGATACCGTCCATGTGACGAGGATCCTAGCTGAATTTAAGGAACAGTGAGGGATGACAAATATGAATGAGATACGATTTCATGGAGATACCGAGCGTTGGAACGTGTACGATGGAGAAGAGTTGCTTTGCTCGCTACGTTGTGGTGATGCCGTGATGATTCAAGTAGGAAAGCACTTCTTGCCATCCAACCTTGAGCTCGATACGGACTGGTACGTGAAGTTTGGAAATTCGAAGTTCTGGCTCCACCGACATGCCAAGTACCGCGTCCGACCGCTGTTCTAACTGCTCTTCGGAGCAGTTTTTTTACGCCGACAAACAAAGGCGAAATATAATTGTCTCCGAAACGGCGGTGAGGAAAGCAAAAAGCCACCGTCATTGGCGGTTCCGAATCTACCGTCAATTAAAGTGGCTGATGACAGAGTCCAGTCTGAGCATTTGATCCCGGTTGGCGAATATTCTAGGAGCCGTTGCTCCCCGACTTGACTGATCTTATTAGAAATTTGAATCGCCTTCAGCATACTCGTGCATTCGGAACATTTCAGAAATGCCATTCCTAATCCCTCCATCGCTAATGTCTGCTGATCATATTAGAACATACTGATTAGACAACATGTTGTCATAGAATATACGTTCTCATGGAATAAAACCCCCTTGCTGCTAATTCGACAATATAGGCAATAAGTCCTGTAAAAATAAGAAAAACCCAAACAAAGTAATAAAGAAACGCTTTGTTTGGGTAAATTGTATTGTATATTTGTTATTGTTAATGGGAAAGGCTCAATCAATCACGATACCTGTGCATGAGGGATCTCACTCTGATCAGCTTCTTCTACTCCCATCATCATTTTATAATGTGCATGATGATTTGTAACTTTGAATATTTTTTCAAATATATTAAGGTATCTAGCGTTTGTATCTAATGGATGTTCAATATACAAATCATCACTTGCAAAATGTGACCCGTCATTTGCCCAGGATAAAAGCGATTTACATATTAACTTTTCCTCTTCATCGAATTTATTCAGTATATCATCTTCACTAAAATTACCAAATACTTTAAAATAGTTTTCTATAATTCTACGAATCAAGTTTTGAACCGTTGTTGAAGAACTACTCTGTGTTGCAAATCTAAGTTCTTGCCACATTAACTCATATGAAGTTTTTATTGGATTTGTATCATAGGATTGAGCCTCAGTAACATTATTAACTTTTCTTATAATCCAGAATGTTTCATCATGTAATTTTCCGCCTTTTGAACGCTTTTTATTAAAAGTTACTTCTTTGTGGAAATATACATTATGGGTTAAAACAAATAATTGAACAATATTATTTTGATTGTTCCTGATATCATCAATAAGTTTTAAAATAAGATTGCTAACGATAAATAATACATTGCTATCCAAACTAGAAATAGGGTCATCAATTACAACGACTTTATTCTCTGTAATAAGATCTCTGTTATTACTTCCATTCAACAAATGCATAAAATATAAAAACGTTACGAATGTCTTTTCACCTTCACTCAACGTCTGATTCACATCTTCTCCAGTGGATCGTACCAAGCGATAATTTCCCTGGTTTTGTGTATACGCAAACTTAAAATTTGTAAAATTATACGCTTTTAACAGACGATTCATTTCATTAACGGATGGAATTACACTAGTGATTTGAGCCTCTAAACCCTCGATTTCTGAAATCAATCTGTTTTTCTCAGATGTTTTTGATGAGATCCCATCTTTTATCCCTGTAATCGCATTCTTAATATTAAATTCTTTGCGTACATATTTTTCGTGATTATGCAGATTTTCATTTGCAATGAATCTCCATATTTGATCCTTAAGAAGCTGTTCTTCATGGGCTCGGTTATCAACCAACCTGTTATGTCCAAGGATTTCCTGATTAACCCTCTCAATTTCTAAATTGATAATTTTTACAAATTCGTCAACAGGAACTAATGCAATTTTCTTACTTGGTTCTTTTTGTTTTTGTTCAATTAATTCGAGATTGATTTCGTTTTTCGATCTTATTATTTCTAACTGTTGATTTATTCTCTCTTTATCGATATATGGTACTTCTTTTTCCATTAGATCCTGGATCGAAGTCTCAAGATTATCATATGATTCCATGTATAGTTTAACACAATTTGCCAATTCCTTCATTTCATTTTCATAGGTTTCATTAAAGTACTCTTCCAATTTATTCAAAAAACCATCCGGCAATGACTGTTGACAAAAAGGGCATTTACCTTCCGACTTATGTATATGATCATATCCTCTTTTTACCCAATCGCTTATAGCCAGTCTAGAAATGAGAGCGGCGATATCGACCTCCTGCTTACCAACAATTTGTTTTTGGAATATTCGACTTGAACAAGCAACGTTTAGTTCGTCATTCTTTATTGATTGCAACGTTTGAATTTTCACTAAACTTCCATTAAATAATTTATTTGAACGAGCACGTAAATCCTCTAAATCACATAACTTATTTTCAAGTGAATGCGACTGTTTACATTTATTCATAAAGTTCATTTTATTATTTCGAACACCTGAAAAAGCTTGCAAAAACTCGTTATCATATTTTCTTTTCAATTCCCAGCAATCTTCTATAAATTCATTTTCATTCGCGTTATATTCCTCTTCTTTATTGGACAAGTTAGTGCGCAATCTACGAATCTCTTCGTCTAATTTATCAACAAGCCTCTTCTTTTCAGCAATTTCATTTTTTATTTCAGTTGACTCCTTACCTAATGTGAATATACCCTTAATGTGCGAATCCTGATGGAAATTTTCCTCAACGAATTTCTGGTTATATACCAATGTTTTTAATGGTTGTGATGTCCAATCAATATTACAATCCGGGAAGTTCTCAATATTTTTCATAGCATTTGATAATGATGTTTTCCCACTTCCATTGGAACCGTAGAAAAAATTAATTTTCTTTAATCCACTAAAGACAACACCTGTACTATCATAAGTTGCTATCTTCTTAATGGAAATTTCTTTAATCATTACTTCTTCACCCCGAAAATGTTAATTTAAAAAAGACGTAACTAAAATAGATGTCCATTTTAGTTACGCCCAGATGCAAGTAATTAAATTAGTAGTAGTATCTACAATCCGAAAATACTAAGCCCCAACAACCTCAGCGTTCTTATTAATCGTATCAATAATACCGATAATTGCTCGTGCATCGTCCAGATTATTACTAAACAGTTCCGTGATACTGCCGACCGAGCGGAATGGCTCCTCTTGGAGTACGGATTTTTCAAGAATACCGTTTTTCACTACATAATCGATAATCAGCTTCACAAACCGTAGTTGATGGACATTCAGACGGTTTTCCTGCAGGAATACCGTGAATGCTTCATTCGCGGCTTCCTGGTCGAGCCCTACGACCGTCCGTACAAGCTTCGTTACCGGTAAGTCTTTATATTCCCGCTCATAATCTTCTTTGGTTCCGAGTTCTGCCCATAGAATATGTTCAAGCGTCTCCAGATCTTGTTTCGTGATCGGTTTGTTGTTGCGCAATTTATAGATAGCGATTTGATCCTTGTTCGTTTGTAAATACTGGTTGACCTTTTTACGGTAATTTTGCAGGTCATTGGTATTATAGAAGCCTCTACTTTCCTCTACAGCAAGCCATTCATCTTTGAAGTTCGTATAATAGATTTGTTGTGTTTCCCGTTCCAGGAATTTAATGAGATCCCGTAAAGCAACACGAACTTTCTCCATTTCGAAGATGTCCGCTTCTTCCCAGAACTCTGTCGTCAAGACCTTCTCTATGACATGTCGCTGTGCGACGACTTGAGGAATCGTACCCAACTTGGAGAGTTTTTCTGCCGTCTCCATGACTTTGCGAATCGGCTTCACCGATTGTGTTCCCTGAAGCTTAGCCAATTCGATGATCAGCATCATATAGTCAAACCGCTTTGCTAATTCGTCATGGTCTAAAGAAACGACAAGAGGAGCAATATACTCCTTCAAATCCCCCATATCAGTATCGGTTAAGGAGCGCCATGCAGCGTCATTTTTATACTTATGGACATACTGGATATGCTGTCTGATGCGAAAATGCTCCTCATTTAGCGCACTCACGCTATCCTTCAACAATTTCACCAATTCCGTGCGATGTTCTATATATTCGGGTTCCTGATAACGCAGTTGTTGAAGTTCACGTACAATCTGAGTACGAACATTGAACAATTTTTCCGATAAGGTCTCGGCAATATCGGTATCCTTCCCTTTCGGATTGGCCCGGAAATACTCAAAGTTACGGCAGAAATCAAAGATCGAGAATTCCTTTTTGTCCTCACCAATTCCATGCAGATCTTTACACAACCGTGTCCCTCGGCCCACCATCTGCCAAAACTTCGACTTCGAGCGAACTTTCTTGAAGAATACCAGATTGACAACCTCAGGGATGTCTACGCCTGTATCGAGCATATCAACGGAAACAGCAATTTGAGGAAGCTTGTTCCAAATGGAAAAATCATCAATCAGAGATTGATAATAATTCGTTTTGATATCAATGACCCGTGCAAAATGCCCCTTTAATTCAGGATACAGGCTATCGAACCGCTCTACAATTGCAACTGCATGCCGATGGTTTTTGGCAAATATGATGGTCTTGCCCAGCTTATCTCCGCCTTCTACCTTCAAGCCCCGCTCCATAACAAACTGCAGCACACGGTCTATCGTATCCTGGTTAAACAACCATTCGTTAATCGCTGCACTATCAATATCCCGCGGCTCCTCTTCTTCATCCTCCAGCAACACTTCTTCGTATTGCTCTTTTTCCTCTTCGGACAGATCATCGTAGCGGATGCCGTCGTCCATGATCTTGGTTGTTGTTTCCACGGTACGGTAATCCACCAAATATCCTTCCTTGACTGCTTGCTCTAGTTCATAGGCAAAGGTTGGAACACCATTTTCCAGACGGAACACGTCATATGTGTTTTTGTCGACTTCATCTTTGGGAGTTGCCGTCAAGCCCAGTAGGATAGCATCAAAATAATCGAATATGGCCTTATATTTCTTATAGACGCTTCGATGCGATTCATCAAGGATGATCAAGTCAAAATGACCAACCGTAAACAGCTTTTTGCCGTCCTTCCGCTTGACCTCGTCGATGGCATTCATCATCGTCGGGTAAGTGGAAAAAACAATTCTTGCCGTCTCCGGATTGTCCTTGCTGTCAAGCAGGTTGCACAGTGTCATGTCGGGCAAATACTGGCTGAAGCTGTTTTTGGCTTGGCGAACAAGCGTTGTACGATCCGCAAGAAACAGCACATTCTTAACCCAATTATATCGGCTCAGCACATCAACAATGGCGCTCGCAGTGCGTGTTTTACCGCTTCCGGTCGCCATGACAAGCAAAGCGGTCCGCTGTCCTTTATTTAATGCATCACAAACCGAAAGGACTGCTTCATGCTGATAAGGGCGATTTACAATGGAGTTGTTGATTTGTACTTCCTGCAACGGTTTACGGATCGAGCGCCGGTTGACGAGCAACTGCAGCTCATCCTGACTGGCGAAACCAGATACTTGCCGACTGGCATAGTGAAGATCATCCCAGAAATTTATTACAAATCCATTGGTATAATAAATCAACGGACGCTGTCCATACCGCTGCTCCAAACAATCCGCATAGAGCTTCGCTTGCTGCTTGCCCACATTGGGATCTGCGCTGGTCCTTTTCGCTTCCACGACGGCAAGCGGCTTCCCGTTCTCACCCAATAACACGTAATCGACATAACCGATCCCTTGGCCGTTTGGCATGCCTTGTACTTCAAACTCTTCCAGTACATTTTTCTGGAATGTCCATCCGGCCAGCTTAAGCTCGAGATCGATGTAACGTTTGCGAGTCTCGAACTCGCTGATTTTATCCGGAACAAAGTTGTACTCCTGCGTGTTCTGCGCCTTGCGCTCGGTCAGCAGCTTCCGAAGCTCTTCATTTTCTTTGATCAGATCTTCCAGCTTACGGTCTTTTGAACCTAATCGGTCGTATAAATCCTGCAGCTCCTGAGGCCTAACTTTTTCTTGTTGTTTGTTCTCTTCCAATAAGAGTTGTTCGTCAAAACTTCTGGCCGTATACTCGACCGAATAACAATAATCGATCCAACTGATGAAGTTAAACAGGTTGCGAAGAGACAGAATCGCCTCGCCACGGCTGATCGTTGCATTGGAATGCACGGCGACATTTCCTAGCTTCGTAATATATTTCAACTGTGGTAGCATGGACTGATCGATTACGCGGAGAAAAGTTACATCGTGAATCAAGCTTGACAGATTGTCTTGATAAGGGACCTTCAAGTCGCTATCGTAGGTAAACAGCCATTTGACAGCAAGCTCCAGAGCCCTACGGCTGAGAATAGCGCTGGTCGCAGGACTGACGACCAACGCCTTTTCCGCCTCTATACATGCACCTGCAAAGCTGGCATAGGTTTTATTTTCTCTGAGAAATCCAAAATTCGTTAGCTGCACATCGCCCATCTAGACCGTTACACCATCCCTCACTATCAATTCGCCCTTGAAAGCTTTTTGAAGTAGTGCCTGGAAGTTGGATTCTAGTTGTTGAAGGGATTCAATCAGTTTCCCTTTTTGTATTAGGTATCGTTCGAAAACCCCAACATACTTATGTTGTGTTTCTAAATCGGGAATCGGTATCTTTATATCATTAATTTTTGCTAGTGTTAGTCGCTTTATTGCTGCTCCAGACATATTATTTGTGATTTGTTCTTTGACATATTGGTTGTTCAAATAGCTTACAACATATTGGGGGGTCGCATATTTAATATCTATTCTAATTAACGCGAGACTGGACAACATGCTAAATTCAAACTCGTATGGATTAATTGCTGCGATTCCTGTCGTAGCCCCATCTTTAATATACAAAATATCTCCCTTTTTTACAGGACATCGCTTATAGATGGCAGTATGATCACTTTCTGAAATGTAAGTTGGGTTCGAATAGAAATCAATATTATTTACCTTAACATGCTTTGCAGTTATATACGGTATACCTTCTGTCATAGGTTCGGGTGAATGATGAGTACCGTCAGTAATAAGTTCAGAAACTTCTTTAAGTTTACTAATTTTCCATGACTTGGCGTTTTTAATGGGATCACCAAACAAATCCAAAAATACAGCTTGAACTAATTCATCAAGTTTGGCTATTGCTTGTTTGCGTTTATCAATTAAAGCTTGGGCTTTGTCTAGAATATATGCAATTTCTTTTTGTTGTTCAAACGAAGGTAAAGGGACTTCAATATCTTCTAGAACTTTCTTCTGAATATGCGGAATTGTCGCCCCAGTGCAATTCTCCCTTAGAAATGAACTTTTTGATCGAAGAAACATTGCTATATAAGGGATATAGTTATTGGAATCCCGTGGTCTTAATACAGCTAATGTACTGCCTATAATTCCTGTGAGATTATAACCAATCGTTCCCGCATTGGCACCGTCCCATGCAATCAATATATCATTACTTGTTACGTATACACCATTATCAATTCTACTTACCCATTTTATGTTCTTGTCATTTCGTAGGTCTTCAATCTGGATATAACGTACCATTTCGTTTGCATCAATTCCTTGAATTCCTTCATATTTCTTTCCTTTAGCAATCGTAAATAAATCTCCAACCCGTCTAACTCTCACCCCAACAACGCCTCCAGTTCCGCAAGCCCTTCAACAATTTCATCCTCTAGCTGCTTGATCGAAGCCAGTATAACCTTCGGGTCCTCGTACTGAACTTCCTCATACTCTGTCTCTTTGTAGCGATTAATGCTGAGGTCATAGGCATTGGAGCGAATCTCATCGACCGGAACCAGGAACGATTTCTCCGTACGTTTTCGCTCCTTCTCTGCTTCCCAATTGCCAAACCGCTCCAAAATGTCGGGTATATCATTCGCCTCAATGGGATTCCGCTTGTCGTCAAGCGAATAACCGTCCGCCTTCATGTCATAGAACCAAACGTGATCCGTTCCGCCTGCACCTGTCTTTGTGAAGATTATAATGGCTGTCGATACCCCAGCATACGGCTTGAATACTCCGCTTGGCATCGAAATAACCGCTTCCAGCTTGTGATTCTCAACGATTTCCTTACGAATGTCTTTATGGGCTTTACTGTTACCGAATAGAACACCATCTGGTACGATGGAGGCGCAGCGCCCGCCTACCTTGAGCATCCGCAGGAACAGGGCAAGGAACAATAGCTCCGTTTTCTTCGTGCGAGTCACACGCAGCAGATCTGCTGCTACTGAATCCGCATCAAGCGATCCTTTAAACGGCGGATTGGCTAGGATTAACGTATATTTGTCTTTGTCCGTATTGTTTTCATTCAAGGAATCGCGGTATTCGATATTCGGGTTATCCACTCCATGAAGCAGCATATTCATGGCCCCGATGCGTAACATCGTACGGTCCATATCGAAACCGTAGAACATATGATTGTTGAAGTGCTCCTTCAAGCCCTGAACCAGGAATAGATCTGCATGATGTTTCCGCAAATATTCACCTGCGGCAACTAGAAAACCCGCCGAACCTGCAGCCGGGTCACATATGATATCTTCAGGCGTCGGTTTCATCAAAGCGACCATCATTTCGATAATGTGTCTCGGAGTACGGAACTGCCCGTTCGTTCCAGCCGTAGCTACTTTGGATAGCAGATATTCATACAAATCCCCGTTGGTATCCCTATCCTTCATGTCAATCGTATCGATGCCTTCGACAATGCGTACAAGCATATTCGGAGTCGGGATCATAAAGATGGCATCACCCATGTATTTGGCATAGGTTGAATCCTTATCTCCATGAAGCGTCTTGATGAAAGGAAATACTTCGTTCGAGACAACATCATACATCCGCTGAGGATCAAACGATTTAAATTGACTCCAGCGCAAGTGCTGCTTGTCACTTGGAAATAATCCGGTAAAAGGCAACGACAGCAGCAAGGATTCATTCTCTTTGCGCGTTTCCGCTTCGTCCAGCCCTTTAATGAACAATAAATATGTAAATTGTTCGATCACACTTAATGGATTGGTGATTCCGCCGGTCCAAAATGTCTCCCAAATCCGGTCTACTTTTTGCCTTAACTCACCTGTAATCATAACGATCTCCTCTGCATGTAGATTCTTGTCTAATTATACAACGGGCCGTCCTAATATGACATATTTCTGCAAGCTGGAAAAATACAAACCAGCTTCCTTCATCCGATAACCGAACGTCTCAGACCAGGCCTTAGCATAAGCCTGCACTT
Coding sequences within it:
- a CDS encoding AAA family ATPase; its protein translation is MIKEISIKKIATYDSTGVVFSGLKKINFFYGSNGSGKTSLSNAMKNIENFPDCNIDWTSQPLKTLVYNQKFVEENFHQDSHIKGIFTLGKESTEIKNEIAEKKRLVDKLDEEIRRLRTNLSNKEEEYNANENEFIEDCWELKRKYDNEFLQAFSGVRNNKMNFMNKCKQSHSLENKLCDLEDLRARSNKLFNGSLVKIQTLQSIKNDELNVACSSRIFQKQIVGKQEVDIAALISRLAISDWVKRGYDHIHKSEGKCPFCQQSLPDGFLNKLEEYFNETYENEMKELANCVKLYMESYDNLETSIQDLMEKEVPYIDKERINQQLEIIRSKNEINLELIEQKQKEPSKKIALVPVDEFVKIINLEIERVNQEILGHNRLVDNRAHEEQLLKDQIWRFIANENLHNHEKYVRKEFNIKNAITGIKDGISSKTSEKNRLISEIEGLEAQITSVIPSVNEMNRLLKAYNFTNFKFAYTQNQGNYRLVRSTGEDVNQTLSEGEKTFVTFLYFMHLLNGSNNRDLITENKVVVIDDPISSLDSNVLFIVSNLILKLIDDIRNNQNNIVQLFVLTHNVYFHKEVTFNKKRSKGGKLHDETFWIIRKVNNVTEAQSYDTNPIKTSYELMWQELRFATQSSSSTTVQNLIRRIIENYFKVFGNFSEDDILNKFDEEEKLICKSLLSWANDGSHFASDDLYIEHPLDTNARYLNIFEKIFKVTNHHAHYKMMMGVEEADQSEIPHAQVS
- a CDS encoding DDE-type integrase/transposase/recombinase, translated to MDEQARQQEANFRYGLIASLVSRKLDPGEQMALMREIVSHEYETSSGQRRRISLRTLERYLKAYREGGWEALLPSVRADKLTTREIPEDVLAKAIALKQEQPGRSVRQIIAILELAAFVAPGTLKESTLSKQLRRRGVTRKALLNTGWSHFRRFEATHRNSMWQGDVQHTLYLPHPDKPGKKVMAYLVIFIDDYSRFVVHGQFYFEERVARLEDCLKKAILKNGVPEMIYVDNGAIYSSHHFERICGRLGAELKHTRPGRPMGRGKQEKFFRFVDQSFVPEAYDLIEQGKIQTLNDLNRFFSAWLEIAYHQKVHTALSSAQSTDTKKTTTRFACCRRMNS
- a CDS encoding DUF6431 domain-containing protein — encoded protein: MSKILYFGLSCKAYLRTFGNQSPDVQLCCENCGRLLHKHGRYWRGIVTKHEVIQIPIYRRYCPTCRITISLLPEFLIPWARYATWVREAALKRKHKGFSWRQTTESTTTPAVRYSRRTLKRWWARHLRRAADAALWVAGKLVAQGDDTDMLHLYPAMMNPTPMDTLDWLDKLLPRFIPAGASRRGYWTFLNARLPVASRL
- a CDS encoding Mu transposase C-terminal domain-containing protein, with the translated sequence MLPPHELIEVFLLEESRKVDKTGCISLLGTIFEVQTELAGSKIQVRFDPHDLSVIQVWKDGQRYEDAKPMKLRDPKNRPKQDEPKAVMQPPKTGLNYVELLVEEQKRQTREAQGAALSRAMKEVNRS
- a CDS encoding DUF5348 domain-containing protein, which gives rise to MNEIRFHGDTERWNVYDGEELLCSLRCGDAVMIQVGKHFLPSNLELDTDWYVKFGNSKFWLHRHAKYRVRPLF
- a CDS encoding ExeA family protein, whose translation is MIRGFFGWERVPFTREIETRHLHRSKRFEECVARMQYMVMTRSIGCVTGEIGCGKSTAVRYLKDQLDPNKYRFIYLSDANLKPRDFYRELLHHFGLPPKFLRSEAKRQFQHLVWDLYENQQKVAVIVVDEAHLLSGDMLQEIRFLTNFRMDSISPLALLLIGQPELQATLQLRIFKPITQRMNVRFHLEGLSLEECRDYISHQLEVAGSTGPVFTTEAMDAIYAHARGYAER
- a CDS encoding Zn-binding domain-containing protein; translated protein: MFPGLLEDYIETVLHVAATANDEAIVDDKFSLRSMSGKNYSVTIRGQNQTIVDSLDEWSALRDFYEGAIYWTPGEKGYRVDSINRRKGEIIVLPIQELTYYTQSTYRDVIDIIQTYQKQNTEGIDIAYGELEIKRSVFGYKKVYFGQKHESEQVQLDHPSVTRFIPEGMWVTLTDSQWSQLKNGIQELADEGRSIDLLAEASLHAAGHAMTSVIPDLIICDANDFTGFSASGMTAFANRPVIGFYGENGSGLGTIEAIYEKLPQVLRKALELIESCPCAEGCPSCVQLPGKGNIELFKPGAKMLLKILIEGID